The following are from one region of the Thiocapsa rosea genome:
- the ptsP gene encoding phosphoenolpyruvate--protein phosphotransferase, with amino-acid sequence MLESLRRIVQEVNNAPDLERALTIIVQRVKHAVGADVCSVYLNDFDNRRHVLHATDGLRARAVGRVRLELGRGLIGLVSERAEPINLDDAVSHPRYQRITDTGEEHYHGFLGAPIIQNRKVLGVLVLRQREKRHFGDDEVTFVVTLASQLAGAITFARTNGELARLQDDGIPQRFLPGLPASPGIGIGTAVVVYPPADLNAVPDRRAENADNEAKDFLGAVEHVAEDLDRFAARTQAHLSAEDMALFDAWRLMLESDTLIDGTLSRIRAGNWAPGALRETIAEHAKVFDDMDDAYLRERASDVRDLGRCILTHLQKLAAAPIQYVPNTILVGDEISAMQIADVPREMLAGIVSTTGSGSSHVGILARGMGVPAAMAVADLPVGRVEGRELVVDGYRGRVYVAPGPAVRAEYQRLAEDDAALTNELQALRHLPAETTDGYLVPLYLNTGLVSEARPLGIEESAGVGLYRTELPFIVRDTFPGEAAQMSNYRRVLELFAPRPVTIRTLDIGGDKPLPYFPMHEANPFLGWRGIRITLDQPEIFLTQVRAILRASIGLDNLQILLPMISTVGEVDEALLLIHRANEELLEEGYQVKLPPIGVMIEVPAAVYQCEALARRVDFLSVGTNDLTQYLLAVDRNNAHVAKLYDEFHPAVLRALLQILAGARVHGREVSVCGEMAGDPLATFLLLGMGVHSLSMGAGSLLRVKRVIRSISRARAREVLKVALQCEDAASVRRLLLDALEAVGLGGLVRPGK; translated from the coding sequence ATGCTCGAATCGCTGCGCCGCATCGTGCAGGAGGTCAACAACGCACCCGACCTCGAGCGCGCGCTCACCATCATCGTTCAGCGGGTCAAACACGCCGTCGGGGCCGACGTCTGCTCGGTCTATCTCAACGACTTCGACAACCGTCGGCATGTCCTGCATGCCACCGACGGGCTGCGCGCCAGGGCGGTCGGTCGGGTGCGGTTGGAGCTTGGGCGGGGGCTGATCGGTTTGGTCAGCGAGCGCGCCGAGCCGATCAACCTCGACGACGCGGTCAGCCATCCGCGCTACCAGCGCATCACGGATACCGGCGAAGAGCACTATCACGGATTCCTCGGTGCGCCGATCATCCAGAATCGCAAGGTCTTGGGCGTGCTGGTCCTGCGACAACGCGAAAAGCGCCATTTCGGCGACGACGAGGTGACCTTCGTCGTCACTCTGGCGTCCCAGCTCGCCGGCGCCATCACCTTCGCACGCACCAACGGCGAGCTGGCGCGTCTGCAGGATGACGGGATCCCGCAGCGCTTTCTGCCCGGCTTGCCCGCCTCGCCCGGCATCGGCATCGGGACCGCCGTGGTGGTTTATCCACCGGCCGATCTCAACGCCGTTCCGGATCGGCGCGCGGAGAATGCGGACAACGAGGCCAAGGATTTTCTCGGTGCCGTGGAGCATGTGGCCGAGGACCTGGATCGCTTCGCGGCTCGGACCCAGGCGCATCTCAGTGCCGAAGACATGGCCCTATTCGACGCCTGGCGTCTGATGCTCGAGAGCGACACCCTGATCGACGGGACACTCTCGCGCATCCGCGCGGGCAATTGGGCGCCCGGGGCGCTGCGCGAGACGATCGCCGAGCACGCCAAGGTGTTCGACGACATGGACGATGCCTATCTGCGCGAACGCGCCTCGGACGTGCGTGATCTCGGTCGCTGCATCCTGACCCATCTGCAGAAGTTGGCCGCGGCGCCGATTCAGTACGTCCCCAACACCATCCTGGTCGGCGACGAGATCAGCGCGATGCAGATCGCCGACGTCCCGCGCGAGATGCTCGCCGGGATCGTCTCGACCACCGGCTCGGGCTCCTCGCATGTCGGCATCCTGGCCCGCGGGATGGGTGTGCCGGCGGCGATGGCCGTCGCCGACCTGCCGGTCGGGCGTGTGGAGGGACGCGAGCTGGTGGTGGACGGTTATCGCGGGCGGGTCTACGTCGCACCCGGTCCGGCCGTGCGCGCCGAGTATCAGCGTCTCGCCGAAGACGACGCGGCCCTGACCAACGAGCTGCAGGCGTTGCGCCATCTCCCGGCCGAGACCACCGACGGCTATCTGGTGCCCCTTTATCTGAACACGGGTCTGGTCTCCGAGGCGCGTCCGCTCGGCATCGAGGAATCCGCGGGTGTCGGACTCTACCGCACCGAGCTGCCTTTCATCGTGCGCGATACCTTTCCGGGCGAGGCGGCGCAGATGTCGAACTATCGGCGGGTGCTCGAGCTGTTTGCTCCGCGACCCGTGACGATCCGGACCTTGGATATCGGCGGGGACAAGCCGTTGCCCTATTTTCCGATGCACGAGGCCAATCCCTTCTTGGGCTGGCGCGGCATCCGGATCACGCTAGACCAGCCCGAGATCTTCTTGACCCAGGTTCGCGCCATCCTGCGTGCGTCCATCGGGTTGGATAATCTGCAGATCCTCCTGCCCATGATCAGCACGGTCGGCGAGGTCGACGAGGCACTGCTGCTCATCCATCGTGCCAACGAGGAGCTGCTCGAAGAGGGCTATCAGGTCAAACTGCCGCCGATCGGCGTGATGATCGAGGTCCCGGCCGCCGTCTACCAGTGTGAAGCGCTTGCGCGACGGGTCGATTTTCTTTCCGTCGGGACCAACGACCTCACCCAGTACCTACTCGCGGTCGATCGCAACAACGCCCACGTCGCGAAGCTTTACGACGAGTTTCATCCGGCGGTCTTGCGTGCGCTGCTGCAGATCCTCGCAGGTGCGCGCGTGCATGGTCGCGAGGTGAGCGTTTGCGGGGAGATGGCCGGGGATCCGCTCGCGACCTTCCTCCTGCTCGGGATGGGTGTGCATAGTCTGAGTATGGGGGCCGGAAGCCTGCTGCGCGTGAAGCGCGTCATCCGCAGCATCAGTCGGGCACGCGCCCGCGAGGTGCTCAAGGTGGCGTTGCAATGCGAGGATGCGGCGTCCGTGCGGCGCCTGCTCCTGGATGCGCTCGAAGCGGTCGGGCTCGGGGGCTTGGTGCGTCCGGGTAAGTAG
- a CDS encoding RNA pyrophosphohydrolase, with protein MIDHDGFRPNVGIILSNRDRRLFWGRRVGQNAWQFPQGGIHSDETPEQAMYRELEEEVGLQSRQVTILGCTRGWLRYHLPKRYIRRHCGPTCIGQKQVWFMLRVDCGEDAFCLDKTDKPEFDAWRWVRYWQPLHEVVYFKRRVYMQALEELAPSLYPEGPPAREDNQSRVVGLMHQRGR; from the coding sequence TTGATCGATCACGACGGTTTCAGACCCAACGTCGGCATTATCCTGAGCAATCGGGACCGGCGACTATTTTGGGGTCGTCGCGTCGGACAGAATGCCTGGCAGTTTCCGCAGGGCGGGATCCATTCCGACGAGACGCCCGAGCAGGCCATGTATCGCGAGCTCGAGGAGGAGGTCGGACTTCAGTCCAGGCAGGTCACCATTCTCGGATGCACCCGCGGTTGGCTCAGATATCATCTCCCCAAGCGCTATATTCGTCGGCATTGCGGTCCAACCTGCATCGGTCAGAAGCAGGTCTGGTTCATGTTGCGTGTGGATTGCGGCGAGGACGCCTTCTGTCTGGACAAGACCGACAAGCCCGAGTTCGATGCCTGGCGCTGGGTCCGCTACTGGCAGCCGCTGCATGAAGTGGTCTACTTCAAGCGGCGTGTCTACATGCAGGCGCTCGAAGAGCTCGCCCCGAGCCTCTACCCCGAGGGTCCGCCCGCCCGCGAGGACAACCAGTCCCGGGTGGTCGGCTTGATGCACCAGCGCGGACGATGA
- a CDS encoding HAD family hydrolase, translating to MALAIFDLDNTLLAGDSDYLWGRFLAAEGIVDADHYERENERFYREYKDGTLDIAEFLRFSLRPLRDHPRTHLEALRERFVAELIAPIMLPAAKDLVESHREAGDTLMIITATNAFVTAPIAQRFGIAHLIATLPAEENGRFTGEPAGQPAFREGKVERLQTWLGEHRETLGGSSFYSDSHNDLPLLERVDRPVAVDPDPQLRATALSRGWPVISLRP from the coding sequence ATGGCGCTGGCGATCTTCGATCTGGACAACACCCTCTTGGCAGGCGACTCCGATTATCTCTGGGGTCGCTTCCTCGCCGCCGAGGGGATCGTCGATGCAGATCACTACGAGCGCGAAAACGAGCGCTTCTATCGCGAGTACAAGGACGGGACCCTGGATATCGCGGAGTTCCTACGGTTCTCCCTGCGCCCGCTGCGCGATCACCCGCGCACGCATCTCGAGGCGCTGCGCGAGCGCTTTGTCGCCGAGCTGATCGCGCCCATCATGCTCCCGGCCGCCAAAGACCTCGTCGAGTCGCACCGCGAGGCCGGAGACACCCTCATGATCATCACGGCGACCAATGCCTTCGTCACGGCCCCGATCGCGCAGCGCTTCGGAATTGCGCATCTGATCGCGACGCTGCCGGCGGAGGAGAACGGGCGTTTCACCGGCGAGCCTGCCGGCCAACCGGCGTTCCGGGAGGGCAAGGTCGAGCGTCTGCAGACCTGGCTGGGCGAGCATCGGGAGACCCTCGGCGGGAGCAGCTTCTACAGCGACTCGCACAACGACCTCCCCCTCCTTGAACGCGTCGATCGGCCGGTCGCGGTCGACCCCGATCCGCAACTGCGCGCAACGGCCCTGTCGCGCGGGTGGCCCGTCATCTCGTTGAGGCCCTGA